One genomic window of Leptospira paudalimensis includes the following:
- the glyA gene encoding serine hydroxymethyltransferase, whose translation MSYLQKQDPEVYAALKKEDERQEHSLEMIASENFVSRPVLEAYHSTLTNKYAEGYPGKRYYNGCENADKVEELAIERAKKMFGAEYANVQPHSGAQANMAVFLATLEPGDSFLGMNLAHGGHLTHGSAVNISGKYFKPIPYGVDEKTETINYDEVAKLAKEHKPKLIVVGASAYPRIIDFNKFREIANDIGAKIMADIAHISGLVVAGEHPSPIGVCDFVTTTTHKTLRGPRGGLILSSSENEKVLNSRVFPGIQGGPLMHVIAAKAVAFGEALQPEFKTYIKQVVKNAKVLAEVFQKRGFRVVSGGTDNHIVLLDVSVKGLTGKDAADGLDHIGVTVNKNAIPFDKNPPAVASGIRLGTPALTTRGLKEKEIEAVGNLICDYLDHFGDVTWESKVKAAVKEITDAFPMKHFRLED comes from the coding sequence ATGAGTTATTTACAAAAACAAGACCCTGAAGTTTATGCTGCCCTAAAAAAAGAAGACGAAAGACAAGAACATTCCCTCGAAATGATTGCGAGTGAAAACTTTGTTTCTCGCCCTGTTCTTGAAGCTTACCACTCTACACTGACCAATAAATATGCGGAAGGTTATCCTGGAAAAAGATACTACAACGGCTGTGAAAATGCTGATAAAGTAGAAGAACTCGCCATTGAAAGAGCCAAAAAAATGTTTGGCGCCGAATATGCAAACGTACAACCACATAGCGGTGCTCAGGCGAATATGGCGGTATTTCTTGCCACTCTCGAACCTGGTGATAGTTTCCTTGGAATGAATTTGGCACATGGTGGCCACCTAACACATGGTAGTGCAGTCAATATCAGTGGTAAATATTTCAAACCAATCCCTTATGGAGTGGATGAAAAAACAGAAACTATCAACTACGATGAAGTGGCAAAACTAGCCAAAGAACACAAACCAAAACTCATCGTTGTGGGTGCATCTGCTTACCCTCGAATCATCGACTTTAATAAATTTAGAGAAATTGCAAATGATATCGGTGCCAAAATCATGGCAGACATTGCGCATATCTCTGGTTTGGTGGTCGCTGGAGAACACCCAAGTCCTATTGGTGTATGTGATTTTGTGACTACCACAACTCATAAAACATTACGTGGACCTCGTGGAGGTCTCATTTTGTCTTCTTCTGAAAACGAAAAAGTTCTAAACTCACGAGTGTTCCCTGGAATCCAAGGTGGACCTCTCATGCATGTGATTGCTGCAAAAGCTGTTGCCTTTGGAGAAGCACTCCAACCAGAATTCAAAACCTACATCAAACAAGTTGTGAAAAACGCGAAAGTCCTTGCAGAAGTTTTCCAAAAACGAGGGTTTCGTGTGGTATCAGGTGGAACAGACAACCATATTGTTTTACTAGATGTGTCTGTAAAAGGTCTCACTGGAAAAGATGCAGCGGATGGACTTGATCATATCGGTGTGACTGTGAACAAAAACGCAATCCCATTTGATAAAAACCCTCCGGCTGTTGCTTCAGGGATCAGACTCGGAACTCCCGCTCTCACCACAAGAGGACTCAAAGAAAAAGAAATCGAAGCCGTTGGAAATTTGATTTGTGATTACTTAGATCATTTTGGTGATGTTACTTGGGAATCAAAGGTAAAAGCAGCTGTTAAAGAAATCACTGATGCTTTCCCGATGAAACATTTCCGATTGGAAGACTAA
- a CDS encoding NRDE family protein, with product MCLVGIAYGIHPDFPLVVASNRDEFFERPTEGLHVWETEPSIIAGKDLKAGGTWLGGNKDGKVAFLTNVRNFRKPHHPNPKSRGELVIRFLESSDSVSSALYANEVKANQNLYEGFNLFLFDGKEAFALGGDPFATQKVEFGFHAVSNASWDTHWPKTEKLLSQMKPLVTNWQEKNISKSEIEWELFRSLNDAELVSDGKYLPDTGIGLEREKSLSSVRIKTPQYGTRASTLVFYGKESVEIVERTFSDPLSDGFTERRNILIW from the coding sequence ATGTGTTTAGTTGGTATTGCTTATGGCATCCACCCAGATTTTCCTTTGGTAGTCGCCTCCAACCGTGATGAATTTTTTGAACGTCCCACCGAGGGGTTACATGTTTGGGAAACAGAACCTTCCATCATCGCAGGCAAAGATCTAAAAGCGGGTGGGACTTGGCTTGGTGGGAACAAAGATGGGAAAGTTGCTTTCCTCACCAATGTTCGTAATTTCCGAAAACCCCACCATCCCAATCCAAAATCCAGAGGGGAACTTGTGATTCGTTTTTTAGAATCAAGTGACTCCGTATCCTCAGCCCTCTATGCAAACGAAGTAAAGGCCAACCAGAACCTTTATGAAGGATTCAATTTATTCCTCTTTGATGGGAAGGAGGCGTTCGCACTCGGTGGAGATCCATTTGCCACCCAAAAAGTGGAGTTTGGGTTTCATGCGGTGAGTAATGCCAGTTGGGATACCCATTGGCCAAAAACGGAAAAACTTTTGTCCCAAATGAAACCATTGGTAACAAATTGGCAGGAGAAAAATATTTCCAAATCCGAAATCGAATGGGAACTCTTTCGTTCGTTAAATGATGCGGAACTTGTCAGTGATGGGAAATACTTACCAGACACAGGGATTGGGCTCGAACGGGAAAAGAGTCTTTCCTCGGTCCGCATCAAAACTCCTCAGTATGGAACAAGGGCTTCCACTTTAGTATTTTATGGAAAAGAATCTGTCGAGATTGTTGAGAGAACGTTCTCCGATCCGTTATCCGATGGATTTACGGAACGGAGAAATATTTTGATTTGGTAG
- a CDS encoding DUF4254 domain-containing protein, translating to MKALEAIKAVAIFQESVLDWHKKEAPHPNPYPEGTLEFTLYQKNHIDTIQWHIEDEIRRPDIALEEVVALKRKIDKLNQDRTDMVERLDDFVIEMFRTVTPKPDARLNSESPAWLLDRMSILELKIYHMEEQVNRKDSSATKEHIDKCQAKLTVLLDQREDLKQCLEELFDDYAKGIKRVKVYRQMKMYNDQNLNPSLYKNQK from the coding sequence ATGAAAGCATTGGAAGCCATAAAAGCCGTCGCTATTTTCCAAGAATCTGTTTTGGATTGGCATAAAAAAGAAGCCCCCCATCCCAATCCCTATCCTGAGGGAACTTTAGAATTCACATTATACCAAAAAAACCACATCGATACCATCCAGTGGCACATCGAAGATGAAATCCGTAGGCCAGACATTGCGTTAGAAGAAGTTGTGGCTCTCAAACGGAAAATCGACAAATTGAACCAAGACAGAACTGATATGGTGGAAAGGTTGGATGATTTTGTCATCGAGATGTTTCGCACAGTGACACCAAAACCAGATGCAAGACTCAATTCCGAATCCCCTGCTTGGTTACTCGATCGAATGAGTATCCTAGAATTAAAAATTTACCATATGGAAGAACAGGTAAATCGGAAGGATTCATCTGCCACCAAAGAACATATTGATAAATGCCAAGCTAAGTTAACTGTATTACTCGACCAAAGAGAAGACTTAAAACAATGTTTAGAAGAATTGTTTGATGATTATGCCAAAGGGATCAAACGAGTCAAAGTATACCGACAAATGAAGATGTACAATGACCAAAATCTAAATCCATCTTTATATAAGAATCAAAAATGA
- a CDS encoding glycosyltransferase family 9 protein: MTNLLVLRFSAMGDVALMTPALIAIAAKYSNIQLTVVTRGNFAPFFYNIPNLNVLGINLKKYKGILGLWRMYRDIDKLGPFGYVIDLHGSLRSRLIAFFFRLKGVPYSKIIKGRREKLAQTRRYNKKLNQLPHTVERYLNVFRKSGFDAPIRKGPWLNVDGESKMFAKDYFKSIGIDKKDGLWFGFAPFAGHALKEWSFEKCKRLVEVLVSEFPDCHVFLFGGRDEAKELEILKNNLTQVHIVQGGHLGIRGELGIMDRLDVMIGMDSSNVHIAALLKKPVIGIYGTTHPVSGFGPFAQEDSGVLQVDLPCRPCSIYGNTKCWRGDHACMELIDPLDVVRRIRLIQNVNTLW; the protein is encoded by the coding sequence ATGACAAACCTTCTTGTACTTCGGTTTTCAGCGATGGGAGATGTTGCCTTAATGACACCAGCTCTCATTGCAATCGCAGCAAAATATTCCAATATCCAATTAACAGTAGTTACAAGAGGAAACTTCGCACCATTTTTTTATAATATCCCCAACTTAAATGTATTAGGTATCAATCTAAAAAAATACAAAGGAATCCTCGGTCTTTGGAGGATGTACAGAGACATTGATAAACTTGGGCCATTTGGTTATGTAATCGACCTTCATGGTTCTTTACGTTCCAGGCTCATTGCCTTTTTTTTCCGATTAAAAGGTGTCCCTTATTCTAAGATCATCAAAGGTCGAAGAGAAAAATTAGCTCAAACTAGACGTTATAATAAAAAATTAAACCAACTCCCCCATACTGTGGAACGTTACTTAAATGTATTTCGAAAATCCGGTTTTGATGCACCAATTCGAAAAGGTCCATGGTTAAATGTAGATGGTGAATCCAAAATGTTCGCCAAAGATTATTTTAAATCCATTGGCATCGATAAAAAAGATGGGTTATGGTTTGGTTTTGCACCTTTTGCTGGACATGCACTAAAGGAATGGAGTTTTGAAAAATGCAAACGCCTTGTGGAAGTTTTAGTTTCTGAATTTCCTGATTGTCATGTATTCTTATTCGGTGGTCGCGATGAAGCCAAGGAATTGGAAATCTTAAAAAACAACCTAACACAAGTTCATATCGTACAAGGTGGTCATTTAGGGATTCGAGGGGAACTTGGGATTATGGACCGTCTGGATGTCATGATTGGAATGGATAGTTCTAACGTCCACATAGCAGCCTTATTAAAAAAACCAGTCATTGGGATTTACGGAACCACTCATCCCGTTTCTGGATTTGGACCATTTGCACAAGAAGATTCTGGAGTTTTGCAAGTTGACTTACCATGTAGACCATGTTCCATTTATGGGAATACAAAATGTTGGAGAGGTGATCACGCATGTATGGAACTCATCGATCCATTGGACGTTGTGAGAAGGATTCGCCTCATCCAAAATGTAAACACTCTCTGGTAA
- a CDS encoding glycosyltransferase: MRVLYFSDTFLPKTDGVAVSIKNFSELLALRGHQFCICAPKYGDGDFDRMTDNIQVIRFRSGYLPSYPDIKVVLPSPGKIKRIIEDFKPDLIHIHTPGLLGLYAVNAAERFGVPTIGTYHTLMAEQEMYVSFYRLFKLDKLFFKANKFKKKLNVEELDKIVKFDNFNIRKKIILKICNDIYNRCDVVISPSHLIKEQLIEYGITRPITVVSNGMDLKRFQGKPKEYLSGEAPKFLHVGRISYEKNCDIVINAFKLIHEQFPKATLTIIGEGPAIPSLQRQAEHLSIDQSVEFKGFIPNAVLHEVYPQYDVFLTASTMETQGLVVLEAIACGLPAVGVDAFALPELIRHGENGFIAKSFDAKGIAQGALEIVRNPSLYSKFSKHSIHVASGHEMEKCVDAMEEVYGKVIEAMKGKVKKTTIFDLFFDFMQ, encoded by the coding sequence TTGCGAGTTTTATATTTTTCCGATACTTTTTTGCCAAAAACCGATGGGGTTGCTGTTTCCATTAAGAATTTTTCAGAGCTTTTGGCACTCCGAGGCCACCAATTTTGTATTTGTGCCCCCAAGTATGGAGATGGGGACTTTGATCGGATGACTGACAATATCCAAGTGATTCGATTTCGATCGGGGTATTTGCCAAGTTACCCAGATATTAAGGTGGTTTTACCTTCTCCTGGAAAAATCAAAAGGATCATTGAAGATTTTAAACCCGATCTCATCCATATCCATACACCGGGACTTCTCGGTCTTTATGCGGTGAATGCTGCAGAACGATTTGGTGTTCCTACCATTGGAACTTATCACACATTAATGGCAGAGCAGGAGATGTATGTTTCCTTTTACCGACTCTTCAAACTCGACAAATTATTTTTTAAAGCCAACAAATTTAAAAAAAAGTTAAACGTTGAAGAGTTGGATAAAATTGTAAAATTTGATAATTTCAACATTCGAAAAAAAATCATTCTGAAAATTTGTAATGATATCTATAATCGATGTGATGTGGTCATTTCACCTAGTCATTTGATCAAAGAACAGTTGATTGAATATGGCATCACTCGCCCGATCACAGTTGTTTCCAATGGAATGGACTTAAAACGATTCCAAGGAAAACCAAAAGAATATTTGAGTGGTGAAGCACCGAAGTTTTTGCATGTAGGACGAATTTCGTATGAAAAAAATTGTGATATCGTCATCAATGCATTCAAACTCATTCATGAACAGTTTCCTAAGGCCACGTTAACTATCATTGGTGAAGGACCAGCAATTCCATCTTTACAACGCCAAGCAGAACACCTCAGCATCGATCAATCTGTGGAATTCAAAGGATTTATTCCGAATGCAGTTTTGCATGAAGTATACCCTCAGTATGATGTGTTTTTAACTGCTTCCACTATGGAAACACAAGGTTTGGTTGTTTTGGAAGCGATTGCATGTGGTCTTCCTGCTGTTGGTGTTGATGCATTTGCTCTTCCTGAACTCATCCGTCACGGTGAAAATGGTTTCATCGCAAAATCATTTGATGCAAAAGGAATCGCTCAAGGTGCACTTGAGATCGTTCGCAATCCAAGTTTGTATTCTAAGTTTTCCAAACATTCCATTCACGTTGCTTCTGGGCATGAAATGGAAAAATGTGTGGATGCAATGGAAGAAGTGTATGGAAAAGTCATTGAAGCAATGAAAGGCAAAGTGAAAAAGACAACGATCTTCGATTTGTTTTTTGATTTTATGCAATGA
- a CDS encoding O-antigen ligase family protein has product MIYRLYRSFLALSIISCALSVSLSQLFLLLSFVFFLFLDEKPKLSSQIVKILFIFYLWQIVTVLYHFAGDGFDVTSIKHAFRDEMKDIFLVTAFVSVQGIKKEDKTYLYKSFFIFSTLIVISGFISIFSMTRLSRLISDLYKTSSSWPYQHHYGNIGKLNIYLPIGLMNTHLTFGGLLAFIFPGFIFRLYDSWYNKSSKTKITIDAVLLLLVSIVFLFNNARSSLFGAFVSVLFGIYILIFVDKDISKKVIKRTSFAIFAFLILLLIGYLSTNAVKRVVDPLFGGEKHTDSGRTFIWDSTFPLIEANPVFGIGSGNYQKEIEVSRKTKEKENRELAFFYEVTQRGHAHNDYFHLTAVFGFPQTVFYLVLFGCILYTLLNQNIPKHIRFMTYGLVGFFFSGLLQCYFQDDEVLIVFYFLLGYLNLYAEENLNLLQSIGNKESRTNT; this is encoded by the coding sequence ATGATTTACCGACTCTATCGTTCGTTTCTTGCCTTGTCCATCATTTCCTGTGCCCTTTCTGTTTCTCTAAGCCAACTTTTCTTATTGTTATCTTTTGTTTTTTTCCTTTTCCTCGACGAAAAACCCAAACTCTCAAGCCAAATTGTCAAAATTCTTTTTATTTTTTACCTCTGGCAAATTGTAACGGTTTTGTATCATTTCGCAGGTGATGGCTTTGATGTCACTTCCATCAAACATGCATTCCGCGATGAAATGAAAGATATCTTTTTAGTAACTGCTTTTGTATCAGTGCAAGGAATCAAAAAGGAAGATAAGACTTATTTATATAAATCATTCTTTATCTTTTCGACTCTAATTGTAATCTCTGGATTTATATCTATCTTTTCGATGACTCGTTTATCTAGGCTTATCTCTGATTTGTACAAAACATCTAGTTCCTGGCCATACCAACACCATTATGGTAACATTGGAAAACTAAATATTTATCTTCCCATTGGGCTCATGAATACGCATTTGACTTTTGGTGGACTGCTCGCATTTATTTTCCCAGGTTTTATATTTCGTTTATACGATTCTTGGTACAATAAATCCTCAAAAACCAAAATCACCATCGATGCTGTATTACTTCTTCTTGTCTCCATTGTCTTTTTATTTAATAATGCAAGATCATCTTTATTCGGAGCATTCGTGAGTGTTCTGTTTGGAATTTATATCCTTATTTTTGTCGACAAAGACATTTCCAAAAAAGTAATCAAACGAACCAGTTTCGCTATTTTTGCTTTTTTGATTCTACTCTTGATCGGATACCTAAGTACGAATGCCGTCAAACGAGTTGTAGATCCATTGTTTGGTGGAGAAAAACATACGGATTCAGGTAGAACATTTATTTGGGATTCAACGTTTCCACTGATTGAGGCAAATCCTGTTTTTGGGATTGGGTCAGGAAACTACCAAAAAGAAATCGAAGTTTCTAGGAAAACGAAAGAAAAAGAAAACCGAGAACTCGCTTTTTTTTATGAAGTAACACAAAGAGGCCATGCACATAACGATTACTTCCATTTAACAGCTGTATTTGGATTTCCACAAACTGTTTTCTATTTAGTCTTATTTGGCTGTATTTTATACACTCTTTTGAATCAAAATATACCAAAACACATTCGATTTATGACCTATGGACTTGTTGGTTTTTTCTTTTCTGGTTTATTACAATGTTACTTCCAAGATGATGAAGTTCTGATTGTATTTTATTTTTTACTTGGATATCTAAACTTATACGCAGAAGAAAATTTGAATTTATTACAATCGATAGGAAATAAGGAAAGTAGGACCAATACATGA
- a CDS encoding glycoside hydrolase family 5 protein has translation MTLKKLSPKGEWFVDEFGSKVILRGVNLGGDTKVPYPNGGTQFPTDFSDHKEVSFIGRPFPLEEADIHFTRLKLWGFNALRLLTTWEAVEHKGPNQYDEAYLDYFTEIVRLAGEYGFYVFIDFHQDVWSRMTGGDGAPGWIFEKLGIDYKKLSEADAAIVMQRAYDYSNPGIRQENNYPTMCWSQNYRYAGNGILWTLFFGGRDFAPNFLIDGKNVQDYLQDHYLGCMKQIAERVKQFDFVLGFDSLNEPGKGFIGRAMNDRGLINKEEDPSKPGLAWSPIDALFSSHGHSIDLPYLTLKVWKGGFVPTKTVTVNQNQNSIWLPESPGDPFQLEGAYTITKDGTPFIEKNDFFQKVNGKEIDFDRDYLIPFMRTVGKTIQAIRNDWMVFIEREASDAFTHPHLNGEVPKLSVNAAHWYDILTLLFKTFLYPIAIDTLTKRPVFGKSGIEAMYVRQLTRIKNTADSVPGKIPSLVGEFGIPFDLQGGKAYKEWKKGNHSPKIWKRHVMALDAMYNAMDKLFLSNTLWNYTASNQNDLMVGDGWNQEDLSIFSLDQIIPGSDPDVYGGGGRAIEGFCRPYAARIQGTPTKMEYKLDAREFILEWDSDVSLKNPTLIKIPRFVYPNGVHLVLSNAEKISETNGELTVKGNGGKSSVIVRPL, from the coding sequence ATGACATTAAAAAAATTATCTCCAAAAGGTGAATGGTTTGTTGATGAGTTCGGAAGTAAAGTAATCCTTCGTGGTGTAAACTTAGGTGGTGATACGAAAGTTCCCTACCCAAATGGTGGAACTCAATTTCCAACAGATTTTTCAGATCATAAAGAAGTAAGTTTTATAGGTAGACCTTTCCCTTTGGAAGAAGCAGATATCCATTTTACTAGATTAAAATTATGGGGATTTAATGCCTTACGCCTCTTAACCACATGGGAAGCAGTGGAACACAAAGGCCCAAACCAATATGATGAAGCTTACTTAGATTATTTTACAGAGATTGTTCGTTTAGCGGGTGAATACGGATTTTATGTTTTTATTGATTTTCACCAAGATGTTTGGTCAAGAATGACTGGTGGAGATGGTGCTCCCGGTTGGATCTTTGAAAAACTAGGAATTGATTACAAAAAACTATCGGAAGCGGATGCGGCAATTGTAATGCAACGCGCGTATGATTATTCCAATCCAGGCATTCGACAAGAAAATAATTATCCAACTATGTGTTGGTCGCAAAATTACCGTTATGCTGGGAATGGGATTTTGTGGACTTTATTTTTTGGAGGAAGGGATTTTGCTCCCAATTTCCTCATCGATGGGAAAAATGTCCAAGATTACTTACAAGACCACTATCTTGGATGTATGAAACAAATCGCAGAACGAGTGAAACAGTTTGATTTTGTTTTGGGTTTTGATTCTTTAAATGAACCTGGTAAGGGTTTTATCGGTCGTGCCATGAATGATCGCGGGTTAATCAATAAGGAAGAAGACCCATCCAAACCAGGACTTGCTTGGTCTCCTATTGATGCATTGTTCTCATCTCATGGACATTCCATTGATTTGCCTTACCTGACTCTTAAAGTTTGGAAAGGTGGTTTTGTACCTACAAAAACAGTTACCGTTAACCAAAACCAAAATTCGATTTGGTTACCAGAATCACCAGGGGATCCTTTCCAATTAGAAGGAGCTTATACCATCACTAAAGATGGAACCCCTTTCATCGAAAAAAATGATTTTTTCCAAAAGGTGAATGGTAAAGAAATTGATTTTGATAGAGACTATCTGATTCCATTTATGCGAACTGTTGGGAAAACGATTCAAGCCATTCGGAATGATTGGATGGTCTTCATTGAAAGAGAAGCTTCCGATGCATTCACTCATCCACACTTAAATGGAGAAGTTCCTAAACTTTCAGTGAACGCTGCACATTGGTATGATATTCTCACACTTTTATTCAAAACGTTTTTGTATCCAATCGCAATTGATACACTTACCAAACGACCTGTTTTTGGAAAGTCAGGGATTGAGGCCATGTATGTACGGCAACTAACAAGAATTAAAAATACTGCTGATTCCGTTCCAGGTAAAATTCCAAGTCTTGTAGGCGAATTTGGAATCCCCTTTGATTTGCAAGGTGGCAAAGCCTACAAGGAATGGAAAAAAGGAAATCACTCTCCTAAAATCTGGAAACGCCATGTCATGGCATTGGATGCAATGTACAATGCAATGGACAAACTATTTTTATCAAACACACTCTGGAACTATACTGCCTCCAATCAGAATGATTTGATGGTAGGTGATGGTTGGAACCAAGAAGATCTAAGTATATTCTCTCTGGATCAGATCATCCCTGGCTCAGACCCAGATGTCTATGGTGGAGGTGGAAGGGCCATCGAAGGATTTTGTCGACCTTATGCCGCAAGAATCCAAGGGACTCCAACCAAGATGGAATACAAATTAGATGCAAGAGAATTCATTTTAGAATGGGATTCAGATGTTTCCTTAAAAAATCCAACTTTGATCAAAATACCTAGATTCGTTTACCCAAATGGCGTACACCTTGTACTTTCCAATGCGGAAAAAATTTCCGAAACAAATGGAGAATTAACAGTCAAAGGAAATGGAGGGAAATCCTCGGTTATTGTTAGGCCATTATGA